The following coding sequences are from one Microbacterium wangchenii window:
- a CDS encoding murein hydrolase activator EnvC family protein codes for MPHPFRSAVTVAVAAVWAVTTPASAPLMERGWTWPTAPVQIVRPFAAPAHAYGAGHRGIDLAADGAVRAPADGVIAYSGTVVDRGVLTIDHGDGLVTTFEPVESALRPGDAVTRGQEVAEVASGGHTAEGAVHFGVRLDGDYINPLLLLGGVPRAVLLPCC; via the coding sequence ATGCCGCACCCGTTCCGCAGCGCCGTGACCGTGGCCGTCGCCGCAGTGTGGGCGGTGACCACTCCTGCCTCAGCGCCCCTGATGGAGCGCGGATGGACGTGGCCGACGGCGCCGGTGCAGATCGTCCGCCCCTTCGCCGCGCCCGCGCACGCGTACGGTGCGGGGCACCGCGGCATCGACCTGGCCGCCGACGGCGCGGTGCGCGCCCCCGCCGACGGGGTCATCGCCTACTCCGGCACCGTGGTGGATCGGGGCGTCCTCACGATCGATCACGGTGACGGGCTCGTGACGACCTTCGAGCCGGTGGAGTCGGCGCTGCGTCCCGGCGACGCCGTGACTCGCGGGCAGGAGGTCGCCGAGGTCGCCTCCGGAGGCCATACCGCCGAGGGAGCCGTGCATTTCGGAGTGCGGCTGGACGGCGACTACATCAACCCGCTGCTGCTCCTGGGCGGCGTGCCGCGCGCCGTCCTCCTGCCGTGCTGCTGA
- a CDS encoding DUF3060 domain-containing protein has translation MTRRAHLAVLVASAAILSGCAAPDPVVTRLPSDEARPVPSATSSPPATPTAAPADPGTAQDCAGAPLTLTAGSPSLAVRGDCPSVQVQGNDLAVDLSAADIDVLGIEGDRVTVTVGETDSLTLVGNDSTVTARDLDDLIMTGDRNTVTATDSIDAVTVDGNDNVVRGIDDDAVISDGGARNSIQ, from the coding sequence ATGACTCGACGCGCACACCTGGCCGTTCTGGTGGCATCGGCGGCGATCCTGTCCGGATGCGCCGCGCCCGACCCCGTCGTGACGCGCCTGCCCTCCGACGAGGCCCGGCCCGTGCCGTCGGCCACGTCCTCGCCTCCGGCGACGCCGACAGCAGCCCCGGCCGACCCCGGCACCGCGCAGGACTGCGCCGGCGCACCGCTCACGCTCACGGCGGGCTCGCCCTCCCTGGCCGTGCGCGGCGACTGCCCCTCGGTGCAGGTGCAGGGCAACGACCTCGCCGTGGACCTCTCGGCCGCCGACATCGACGTGCTGGGCATCGAAGGCGACCGTGTCACGGTCACGGTGGGGGAGACGGATTCGCTCACGCTGGTGGGGAACGACTCCACGGTCACCGCGCGCGATCTCGACGACCTCATCATGACCGGAGACCGCAACACCGTCACCGCGACGGACTCCATCGACGCCGTCACGGTGGACGGGAACGACAACGTCGTCCGCGGCATCGACGACGATGCGGTCATCTCCGACGGCGGGGCCCGCAACTCCATCCAGTGA